The Limnospira fusiformis SAG 85.79 genomic interval AGCATGAATTTGCCGATCAGGTAGACACAGCCTGGAAAGTATGCGATCGCTTTGATTTACAAACCGAAATTTGGCGGGGACGGATTTTGCGGGCGGTTCGCGATCGCGAAAAACGAGGCGGCGAAGGTCGCGGAATGGGTTTTCTCCACTGGCTCAAACAGCGAGAAATCAGCAAAAGTCAGGCTTATGCTTTAATTGAACTGGCTAATAGTGCTGATGCTCTCCTGGCTCAGGGACACCTGAACCCCGATGCTATTAACAATTTCAGTAAACGAGCTTTTATCGAAACCGCTAAATCTTCCCCAGAAGTACAGCAAATGGTTAGTGATGTGGCCTGTGCAGGCGATCGCATCACTAGACGGGAAGTCCGCCAACTCGCTGATGAATGGACCGCTATGAGTTCCGATTTGGTTCCTGATGATGTCCGGGAAAAAGCTGCTATCGGAGCAATTCCACCCCGTTATCTAGCGCCTCTGGTGCGGGAAATGGAAAAGTTGCCAGATACCCACGTTGGCGAAATTCAACGGGAAATGGTCACTAACCCTGATGTGGATACCGTGCGCCAGTTAACCTCTGATGCTCGTAGTTTAGCTAAATATCTCGATGCTGCTGCACAGGTTCAGGCTTTAAATCAGTCTTCGGTAGATCTGGAAATGGCTTTAGAAGAGGCTTTGCGGGTGGGGTGTTTGAGTACCGCTTCCGATTTGGTCAAGCAGGCTACTCAGTTGGAACAAACTATTGTTAAACTTCATAGCACTTGGCGACGAGTGGGGAGTCTCGCCGATCGCTTATATGTAGATACCGGAGCCAGTACCCCCCACTTGCGATCGCTCCTTAATTGTCTCGAACAGTTAGCGGGTCAGGTGATTGAGGTTAATCTAGGAGATAGCGACGACGGCAAAATCCGCCTCCAAATTCTCTCGGACTGAGTATTAATGTCCTCCCCCACCTGATGAGACAGCTTTCAGGATATAACCTACTAAGTATAGGGAACCACACAGGACTACTAGACTATTATCTGAATTAGCTAAAGCTGTTTCTAAGCCTACAATAGGATCGCTATGGGTTTGACAAGATCCCAGTTGCGGACAGATTTGGTGGGCGAGGTGGGCGAGTTGTTCCGGTATCGCTGAACTATGATCAGGTACGGGAACTAAATGTAAGCGATCGCCAGAATGTAATAAAGCCCTGAAAATATCATCATGGTCTTTAGTCGATAACATCCCCATTACCCAGGTAATCGGACCATCAACAGTTCCCCTCTGTTGCAACTCATCCACATATTCACGCAAAGCCGCCGCCGCCGCCGGGTTATGCGCTCCATCAAGCAAAAATGAGCGATTGTCATGGCAACTTATCCATTGTAGACGACCCGGCCAGCGAGTTTTAGCGATACCCTCGACTATAGCTGTATCAGAAATCGCCCAACCCTGTTGTTTGAGAGACTCCAAAACAGCGATCGCCAAAGCTGAGTTGAGCAATTGAACTTGTCCGGGCATGGGTAAAATATATTGGCAGTTTCCATAACTAGCTACCGGGTGAAAAGGGTCAGACTTGAGCAATTGTGCTGGTTCGACCCAAGTAGTTGGACAGCCAAGAGTTAAAAGGCGATCGTTCACCACTTTTCGCGCTTCCGGCGGAAGGGGTCCCACCACCGCCGGACATCCTCGTTTAAGAATACCCGCCTTTTCCCTAGCAATATCCGCCAAAGTCGGACCAAGGCGCTGCCAATGTTCTCGACTGAGGCTAGTAATTACACTGACCAAAGGCTGATCAATCACATTAGTAGCATCAAGTCGTCCCCCTAAGCCTACCTCAATCACCGCCACATCGACTTTCTCTCTGGCAAAATAAAGCCAAGCCGCAGCCGTAATCACCTCAAATTGAGTAGGTAAAAGTTCATCAGAAGAAATAGCCCCGATCACATCTTGGAGTACAATCTGCAAATCCCGATTATCTATGGGAACCCCATTGATACAAATTCTCTCAGTCCAATCGACCAAATGGGGAGAAATATAGCGCCCCACACGATATCCCGCTTCCGTCAGCACTGAGGATAAATAGGCACATACCGACCCTTTACCGTTAGTTCCAGCAATATGCAAAACAGGGACTTGGTAGTGAGGATTATTTAACCTCACCATAAGCTCTGTAATGCGTTCTAAGCCCAGATTAATGCCAAAACGTTCAAAAGACCCCAAAATCGCATCTATACTCACTACGCCCCCTTATTGTCCGGCTCAGAGGGGGTTGATAAATCCAGATTTTTCAAAATGAATCTTAGGGATTTACGGGGAAT includes:
- a CDS encoding bifunctional folylpolyglutamate synthase/dihydrofolate synthase, with protein sequence MSIDAILGSFERFGINLGLERITELMVRLNNPHYQVPVLHIAGTNGKGSVCAYLSSVLTEAGYRVGRYISPHLVDWTERICINGVPIDNRDLQIVLQDVIGAISSDELLPTQFEVITAAAWLYFAREKVDVAVIEVGLGGRLDATNVIDQPLVSVITSLSREHWQRLGPTLADIAREKAGILKRGCPAVVGPLPPEARKVVNDRLLTLGCPTTWVEPAQLLKSDPFHPVASYGNCQYILPMPGQVQLLNSALAIAVLESLKQQGWAISDTAIVEGIAKTRWPGRLQWISCHDNRSFLLDGAHNPAAAAALREYVDELQQRGTVDGPITWVMGMLSTKDHDDIFRALLHSGDRLHLVPVPDHSSAIPEQLAHLAHQICPQLGSCQTHSDPIVGLETALANSDNSLVVLCGSLYLVGYILKAVSSGGGGH